The following coding sequences are from one Chiloscyllium punctatum isolate Juve2018m chromosome 48, sChiPun1.3, whole genome shotgun sequence window:
- the snapc5 gene encoding snRNA-activating protein complex subunit 5 — MLSRLQELKKEEEALLKVKTSLQDQLNRLKVEELALRSMIMTREDGDDDTDNCGQAAEPVESSMQVDDASVINQTQLQLSTLQSVRNASQENEEEEEDEEECIS, encoded by the exons ATGCTCAGTCGGTTGCAGGAGCTGAAGAAAGAAGAAGAAGCTCTACTGAAAGTCAAAACCAGTTTACAAGATCAATTAAACCGACTCAAG GTAGAAGAGTTGGCCCTTCGCTCGATGATCATGACTAGGGAAGATGGTGATGATGACACTGACAACTGTGGTCAAGCAGCTGAACCTGTAGAG TCCTCAATGCAGGTGGATGATGCAAGTGTTATCAATCAAACCCAGCTTCAGTTGAGCACATTACAGTCTGTTAGAAATGCGTCACAGGAAaatgaggaagaggaggaggatgaAGAAGAATGCATCTCCTAA